From Rhinatrema bivittatum chromosome 5, aRhiBiv1.1, whole genome shotgun sequence, the proteins below share one genomic window:
- the LOC115091712 gene encoding olfactory receptor 6N1-like → MRNVGNYNATSSSVKEFIIFGFPSLNSVQTLLFGIFFPIYLFTITGNTVILLLIWLDRHLQTPMYFFVSNLSILDISYISVTVPKMLAKFLLNSSTISYSGCFVQMYFFLSLVATECFLLMVMAYDRYLAICTPLHYPMYMTKKLCFCLCTTAWIGGFMLPFSTFILALKLPFCGPNVIHHYYCDHPPLIQLACADTSVNVAVGSSVSFFVFVVTFSLIVASYIKIIVSILKISSTTGRRKTFSTCASHFLVVNLFFLPLAFMYIRPTASYSSDVDSLVAMVYSMVTPMLNPIIYSLRNQEFKGAFWRQMKRNKAFST, encoded by the coding sequence ATGAGAAATGTAGGAAACTACAATGCCACCAGCAGCTCAGTGAAGGAGTTCATCATCTTTGGATTTCCAAGTCTTAATAGTGTCCAGACCCTGCTCTTTGGGATATTTTTCCCCATCTACCTCTTCACTATCACAGGTAATACAGTTATACTTTTGCTTATATGGCTCGACCGGCATCTCCAAACCCCCATGTACTTCTTTGTCAGTAATTTGTCCATTCTGGACATCAGTTACATATCGGTCACTGTTCCAAAAATGCTGGCCAAGTTCCTTCTGAACAGCAGTACCATTTCCTACAGTGGCTGCTTTGTGCAAATGTATTTCTTCCTTTCTCTGGTTGCAACAGAGTGCTTCCTCCTGATGGTAATGGCTTACGATCGTTACTTGGCCATTTGCACTCCTCTTCATTATCCCATGTACATGACTAAAAAACTCTGCTTCTGTCTCTGCACCACTGCCTGGATCGGAGGTTTTATGCTTCCATTCAGCACGTTCATTTTAGCTCTGAAGCTGCCATTCTGTGGACCCAATGTGATCCACCATTATTACTGCGACCATCCACCCCTGATTCAGCTGGCTTGTGCTGACACGTCTGTCAATGTTGCTGTGGGTTCTTCTGTCAGTTTCTTTGTTTTTGTGGTAACATTTTCTCTAATTGTGGCTTCCTACATAAAAATAATTGTATCCATCCTAAAAATTAGCTCTACCACAGGCCGCAGAAAAACCTTTTCTACCTGTGCATCTCACTTTTTAGTTGTGaatctcttctttcttcctcttgcCTTCATGTACATTCGCCCTACTGCATCCTATTCCTCTGATGTGGACTCATTAGTGGCCATGGTCTATTCTATGGTGACTCCAATGCTGAACCCTATTATTTATTCCCTGAGAAACCAAGAATTCAAGGGGGCTTTTTGGAGGCAAATGAAACGTAATAAAGCCTTCTCCACATAA